The following are from one region of the Erinaceus europaeus chromosome 22, mEriEur2.1, whole genome shotgun sequence genome:
- the MOK gene encoding MAPK/MAK/MRK overlapping kinase isoform X7, producing the protein MKNYKAIGKIGEGTFSEVLKVQSLRDGNSYACKQMKQHFERNGIFHRDVKPENILIKQDVLKLGDFGSCRSVYSKQPYTEYISTRWYRAPECLLTDGFYSYKMDLWSAGCVFYEITSLQPLFPGANELDQISKIHDVIGTPAEKTLTKFKQSRAMSFDFPFKKGSGIPLLTASLSPQCLSLLHAMVAYDPDERISAHQALQHPSFQEQRAAERQALANHRRACFSECPVGPDLSTDWQTARESRKQVPGAAGPWVGQARHAEEAAWASPRAPPHVLGWLPKGPTPLSSWSQLPGPGRGPSESAPPWCQEPGRAPEPLACPPQVPLHAQTFSSPSQRPGTPRTLSPHTPA; encoded by the exons ATGAAGA ACTACAAAGCCATTGGCAAGATAGGAGAGGGAACATTCTCTGAAGTTCTGAAGGTGCAGAGCCTGCGAGATGGGAACTCCTATGCTTGTAAACAGATGAAGCAGCACTTCGAAAG AAATGGGATCTTCCACCGAGATGTGAAACCAGAAAATATATTGATAAAG caGGACGTCCTGAAATTGGGGGACTTTGGGTCCTGCCGGAGTGTGTACTCCAAGCAGCCATACACAGAGTACATCTCCACGCGCTGGTATCGGGCCCCCGAGTGCCTCCTCACCGACGGCTTCTACAGCTACAAGATGGACCTGTGGAGCGCTGGCTGCGTCTTCTACGAGATCACCAG TCTGCAGCCCCTCTTCCCTGGAGCCAACGAGCTGGACCAGATCTCCAAGATCCATGACGTCATCGGCACACCCGCTGAGAAGACCCTCACCAAGTTCAAGCA GTCGAGAGCTATGAGTtttgattttccttttaaaaagggATCGGGGATTCCTCTCCTGACAGCCAGTCTGTCCCCGCAATGTCTCTCCCTCCTGCACGCCATGGTGGCTTATGACCCCGACGAGAGAATCTCGGCCCACCAGGCGCTGCAGCACCCCTCCTTCCAAGAGCAGAG ggcagCAGAGAGGCAGGCTCTGGCCAACCACAGAAGAGCTTGCTTCTCCGAGTGCCCCGTGGGCCCAGACCTCAGCACTGACTGGCAGACGGCCAGGGAGAGCCGGAAGCAGGTACCAGGGGCAGCTGGGCCATGGGTAGGCCAGGCCAGACACGCAGAGGAGGCAGCGTGGGCCTCCCCGAGGGCCCCTCCTCATGTCCTGGGTTGGCTCCCCAAAGGTCccactcccctttcctcttggtcCCAGTTGCCAGGTCCCGGCAGGGGCCCTTCTGAGTCTGCACCGCCTTGGTGCCAGGAGCCAGGCCGCGCCCCAGAACCCTTGGCCTGCCCACCCCAGGTCCCTCTGCATGCCCAGacattctcctctccctctcagcgGCCCGGGACCCCACGTACCCTCTCTCCACACACCCCTGCGTGA
- the MOK gene encoding MAPK/MAK/MRK overlapping kinase isoform X4: MKNYKAIGKIGEGTFSEVLKVQSLRDGNSYACKQMKQHFESDRKSGSLALICELMDMNIYELIRGRRYPLSEQRVMHYMYQLCKSLDHMHRNGIFHRDVKPENILIKQDVLKLGDFGSCRSVYSKQPYTEYISTRWYRAPECLLTDGFYSYKMDLWSAGCVFYEITSLQPLFPGANELDQISKIHDVIGTPAEKTLTKFKQSRAMSFDFPFKKGSGIPLLTASLSPQCLSLLHAMVAYDPDERISAHQALQHPSFQEQRAAERQALANHRRACFSECPVGPDLSTDWQTARESRKQHPRLRAEEERARRPGPAFVVELPKLKLAGVAKLPSFSSPTLQPVFVPGKVAVLRRPFKCVGAGQKTDTQKDLKPDLKQCRLPTIERKGGGP; encoded by the exons ATGAAGA ACTACAAAGCCATTGGCAAGATAGGAGAGGGAACATTCTCTGAAGTTCTGAAGGTGCAGAGCCTGCGAGATGGGAACTCCTATGCTTGTAAACAGATGAAGCAGCACTTCGAAAG TGACAGAAAATCTGGTTCTCTTGCACTAATATGTGAACTTATGGACATGAATATTTATGAGCTAATCCGAG GGAGAAGATACCCGCTGTCGGAGCAGAGGGTCATGCACTACATGTACCAGCTGTGTAAATCGCTCGACCACATGCACAG AAATGGGATCTTCCACCGAGATGTGAAACCAGAAAATATATTGATAAAG caGGACGTCCTGAAATTGGGGGACTTTGGGTCCTGCCGGAGTGTGTACTCCAAGCAGCCATACACAGAGTACATCTCCACGCGCTGGTATCGGGCCCCCGAGTGCCTCCTCACCGACGGCTTCTACAGCTACAAGATGGACCTGTGGAGCGCTGGCTGCGTCTTCTACGAGATCACCAG TCTGCAGCCCCTCTTCCCTGGAGCCAACGAGCTGGACCAGATCTCCAAGATCCATGACGTCATCGGCACACCCGCTGAGAAGACCCTCACCAAGTTCAAGCA GTCGAGAGCTATGAGTtttgattttccttttaaaaagggATCGGGGATTCCTCTCCTGACAGCCAGTCTGTCCCCGCAATGTCTCTCCCTCCTGCACGCCATGGTGGCTTATGACCCCGACGAGAGAATCTCGGCCCACCAGGCGCTGCAGCACCCCTCCTTCCAAGAGCAGAG ggcagCAGAGAGGCAGGCTCTGGCCAACCACAGAAGAGCTTGCTTCTCCGAGTGCCCCGTGGGCCCAGACCTCAGCACTGACTGGCAGACGGCCAGGGAGAGCCGGAAGCAG caccccagacTGCGGGCAGAGGAGGAGCGCGCCCGCCGGCCAGGCCCGGCCTTCGTGGTGGAGCTGCCCAAGCTGAAGCTGGCGGGCGTCGCTAAGCTGCCGTCCTTCTCCAGCCCCACGCTGCAGCCCGTGTTTGTCCCTGGCAAGGTGGCCGTGCTGCGGCGGCCCTTCAAGTGTGTGGGCGCAGGCCAGAAG ACGGACACGCAGAAAGACTTGAAGCCGGACCTGAAGCAGTGCCGCCTGCCCACCATAGAGAGGAAGGGCGGGGGCCCCTGA
- the MOK gene encoding MAPK/MAK/MRK overlapping kinase isoform X1 — translation MKNYKAIGKIGEGTFSEVLKVQSLRDGNSYACKQMKQHFESIEQVNNLREIQALRRLNPHPNILTLHEVVFDRKSGSLALICELMDMNIYELIRGRRYPLSEQRVMHYMYQLCKSLDHMHRNGIFHRDVKPENILIKQDVLKLGDFGSCRSVYSKQPYTEYISTRWYRAPECLLTDGFYSYKMDLWSAGCVFYEITSLQPLFPGANELDQISKIHDVIGTPAEKTLTKFKQSRAMSFDFPFKKGSGIPLLTASLSPQCLSLLHAMVAYDPDERISAHQALQHPSFQEQRAAERQALANHRRACFSECPVGPDLSTDWQTARESRKQVPGAAGPWVGQARHAEEAAWASPRAPPHVLGWLPKGPTPLSSWSQLPGPGRGPSESAPPWCQEPGRAPEPLACPPQVPLHAQTFSSPSQRPGTPRTLSPHTPA, via the exons ATGAAGA ACTACAAAGCCATTGGCAAGATAGGAGAGGGAACATTCTCTGAAGTTCTGAAGGTGCAGAGCCTGCGAGATGGGAACTCCTATGCTTGTAAACAGATGAAGCAGCACTTCGAAAG TATTGAGCAAGTGAACAATCTCCGGGAGATACAAGCTCTGAGGCGCCTGAATCCACACCCAAACATTCTTACGTTGCATGAAGTGGTCTT TGACAGAAAATCTGGTTCTCTTGCACTAATATGTGAACTTATGGACATGAATATTTATGAGCTAATCCGAG GGAGAAGATACCCGCTGTCGGAGCAGAGGGTCATGCACTACATGTACCAGCTGTGTAAATCGCTCGACCACATGCACAG AAATGGGATCTTCCACCGAGATGTGAAACCAGAAAATATATTGATAAAG caGGACGTCCTGAAATTGGGGGACTTTGGGTCCTGCCGGAGTGTGTACTCCAAGCAGCCATACACAGAGTACATCTCCACGCGCTGGTATCGGGCCCCCGAGTGCCTCCTCACCGACGGCTTCTACAGCTACAAGATGGACCTGTGGAGCGCTGGCTGCGTCTTCTACGAGATCACCAG TCTGCAGCCCCTCTTCCCTGGAGCCAACGAGCTGGACCAGATCTCCAAGATCCATGACGTCATCGGCACACCCGCTGAGAAGACCCTCACCAAGTTCAAGCA GTCGAGAGCTATGAGTtttgattttccttttaaaaagggATCGGGGATTCCTCTCCTGACAGCCAGTCTGTCCCCGCAATGTCTCTCCCTCCTGCACGCCATGGTGGCTTATGACCCCGACGAGAGAATCTCGGCCCACCAGGCGCTGCAGCACCCCTCCTTCCAAGAGCAGAG ggcagCAGAGAGGCAGGCTCTGGCCAACCACAGAAGAGCTTGCTTCTCCGAGTGCCCCGTGGGCCCAGACCTCAGCACTGACTGGCAGACGGCCAGGGAGAGCCGGAAGCAGGTACCAGGGGCAGCTGGGCCATGGGTAGGCCAGGCCAGACACGCAGAGGAGGCAGCGTGGGCCTCCCCGAGGGCCCCTCCTCATGTCCTGGGTTGGCTCCCCAAAGGTCccactcccctttcctcttggtcCCAGTTGCCAGGTCCCGGCAGGGGCCCTTCTGAGTCTGCACCGCCTTGGTGCCAGGAGCCAGGCCGCGCCCCAGAACCCTTGGCCTGCCCACCCCAGGTCCCTCTGCATGCCCAGacattctcctctccctctcagcgGCCCGGGACCCCACGTACCCTCTCTCCACACACCCCTGCGTGA
- the ZNF839 gene encoding LOW QUALITY PROTEIN: zinc finger protein 839 (The sequence of the model RefSeq protein was modified relative to this genomic sequence to represent the inferred CDS: inserted 2 bases in 1 codon; substituted 2 bases at 2 genomic stop codons) has translation MAEVLLEAEVLREGGGSLAAPGPSGSSARLAPLDPEQLRRVLERVTKAQPPPWELRDSAQPPRPPPPQVRPPHRPGAFGRLSEPEGQQQQLEAGCVKVSPGSTDRQQRPTSPLVTVQPQAARLSPPPGRLFSVASPQLPGAGALLSTRLQPCLLTGPQPPLXVLVRRPLPALQLLSAERGLAPAAHLPAVTPSSSSSADGFIASTHTKHPEKPKRLLXVKTRSGRVSRPPKHKAKDYKFIKTEDLADGHPSDSDDYSELSLEEEEEPGDKQGLFEFQXCSLRPKAFKCQACDKCYIGKGGLARHFKLNPSHGHLEPEIVPPGKAGDRAVQGHKEARTGAWPPEVFTPALGGEEGAPSARSGLQLLQQRGRGDLVELALFRLAQAVTVYEFLLGKVEEGYPAKPLFLAVYKEFEELHEMVKNLCRDYLSSASPRSLEPLRINNSKVPSDLPWRPCGTKGTQMAFHPRAPATRGRVGAGAAWPTEEGVPEHGAGPGCTEEGQKWTSVPGRHPALRPQCQQAEAALRTLALLCSAPWYCWGLNLGPWNLRHKGPAARINGSVSRHPQGAAVPPPVADFEARTGYADVTVPYRGVSGLALSPQLGEPGTLAQKRVAAFPEENAQGPLPDQDTGHSLQSGGVYGSLPASRGAGPLAPGSSVGIAAGDLHRVQASPSRGPSSSPSDGLHS, from the exons ATGGCGGAAGTGCTGCTGGAGGCGGAGGTCCTCCGTGAGGGCGGCGGCAGCCTGGCTGCTCCGGGCCCGAGCGGCAGCTCCGCGCGCTTGGCCCCGCTGGACCCGGAGCAGCTGCGGCGCGTCCTGGAGCGGGTGACGAAGGCGCAGCCGCCGCCCTGGGAGCTGCGGGACTCGGCCCAGCCCCCGCGCCCGCCGCCGCCCCAGGTGAGGCCCCCGCACAGGCCCGGGGCGTTCGGCCGCCTGTCGGAGCCCGAGGGGCAGCAGCAG CAGCTGGAAGCCGGATGCGTCAAGGTGTCACCTGGCAGCACAGACAGGCAGCAGAGGCCGACGTCCCCCCTGGTCACCGTCCAGCCCCAGGCAGCCAGGCTGAGCCCGCCACCCGGAAGGCTCTTCAGCGTCGCCAGCCCACAGCTACCCGGTGCTGGGGCCCTCCTGAGCAccaggctgcagccctgcctcctgACTGGCCCTCAGCCTCCCTTGTAGGTGCTTGTGCGAAGGCCTCTGCCCGCCCTGCAGCTGCTCTCCGCCGAGAGGGGCCTGGCCCCAGCCGCTCACCTGCCTGCGGTCACCCCATCTTCCTCCAGCTCAGCCGATGGCTTCATTGCCAGCACACACACAAAGCACCCTGAGAAACCGAAAAGGCTCTTATGAGTGAAGACGCGCTCTGGGCGCGTCTCCCGCCCTCCCAAGCACAAGGCGAAGGACTACAAGTTCATAAAGACAGAGGACCTGGCCGACGGTCACCCTTCAGACTCGGACGACTATTCGGAGCTGAGcctcgaggaggaggaggagccagggGACAAGCAGGGGCTCTTTGAATTCCA CTGCTCACTGAGGCCCAAAGCATTTAAGTGTCAGGCGTGTGACAAATGCTACATTGGGAAGGGGGGCCTGGCCCGACATTTTAAACTCAACCCCAGCCATGGCCACCTTGAGCCTGAGATAGTCCCACCTGGGAAAGCCGGGGACAGGGCGGTCCAGGGCCACAAGGAGGCGAGGACGGGGGCCTGGCCCCCAGAAGTGTTCACACCAGCCcttggaggggaggaaggggcccCGTCAGCCCGGAGTGGCCTGCAG CTTCTCCAGCAGCGCGGCCGTGGGGATCTGGTGGAGCTGGCTCTGTTCCGGCTGGCTCAGGCTGTGACCGTCTACGAGTTTCTCCTCGGGAAG GTTGAGGAAGGTTACCCAGCCAAGCCTCTTTTCCTGGCTGTATACAAGGAATTTGAAGAGTTGCATGAGATGGTGAAGAACTTGTGCCGAGATTACCTCAGCAGTGCCAGCCCACGTTCTCTGGAACCCCTGCGAATAAACAACAGTAAGGTACCGAGCGACCTCCCCTGGAGGCCGT GCGGAACGAAAGGCACCCAGATGGCGTTCCACCCACGGGCACCTGCCACGAGGGGCCGGGTGGGAGCTGGAGCAGCCTGGCCCACAGAAGAGGGGGTGCCAG AGCATGGAGCCGGACCTGGCTGCACTGAAGAGGGCCAGAAGTGGACCTCTGTCCCAGGACGGCACCCAGCCCTGCGCCCACAGTGCCAGCAGGCAGAAGCCGCTCTCAG aactttagcattgctctgctctgccccgtggtattgctggggattgaacctgggaccttggaacctcaggcacaaag GGCCTGCCGCCCGCATCAACGGGAGTGTCTCTCGCCATCCTCAAGGTGCCGCCGTGCCGCCGCCAGTAGCTGACTTTGAAGCCAGAACCGGCTACGCAGACGTTACTGTCCCTTATCGGGGTGTGAGTGGCCTGGCTCTTTCCCCTCAGCTGGGGGAGCCAGGGACATTGGCCCAGAAGCGGGTGGCAGCATTCCCTGAGGAGAATGCTCAGGGACCCCTCCCAGACCAGGACACGGGGCACAGCCTGCAGAGCGGGGGTGTCTACGGCTCCTTGCCGGCCTCCAGAGGAGCGGGACCCTTGGCACCTGGCAGTTCTGTGGGTATAGCAGCAGGAGACCTCCACAGGGTGCAGGCCTCCCCCTCACGTGGCCCATCATCCAGCCCCAGTGACGGCCTGCACTCTTGA
- the MOK gene encoding MAPK/MAK/MRK overlapping kinase isoform X5 codes for MKNYKAIGKIGEGTFSEVLKVQSLRDGNSYACKQMKQHFESIEQVNNLREIQALRRLNPHPNILTLHEVVFDRKSGSLALICELMDMNIYELIRGRRYPLSEQRVMHYMYQLCKSLDHMHRNGIFHRDVKPENILIKQDVLKLGDFGSCRSVYSKQPYTEYISTRWYRAPECLLTDGFYSYKMDLWSAGCVFYEITSLQPLFPGANELDQISKIHDVIGTPAEKTLTKFKQAAERQALANHRRACFSECPVGPDLSTDWQTARESRKQVPGAAGPWVGQARHAEEAAWASPRAPPHVLGWLPKGPTPLSSWSQLPGPGRGPSESAPPWCQEPGRAPEPLACPPQVPLHAQTFSSPSQRPGTPRTLSPHTPA; via the exons ATGAAGA ACTACAAAGCCATTGGCAAGATAGGAGAGGGAACATTCTCTGAAGTTCTGAAGGTGCAGAGCCTGCGAGATGGGAACTCCTATGCTTGTAAACAGATGAAGCAGCACTTCGAAAG TATTGAGCAAGTGAACAATCTCCGGGAGATACAAGCTCTGAGGCGCCTGAATCCACACCCAAACATTCTTACGTTGCATGAAGTGGTCTT TGACAGAAAATCTGGTTCTCTTGCACTAATATGTGAACTTATGGACATGAATATTTATGAGCTAATCCGAG GGAGAAGATACCCGCTGTCGGAGCAGAGGGTCATGCACTACATGTACCAGCTGTGTAAATCGCTCGACCACATGCACAG AAATGGGATCTTCCACCGAGATGTGAAACCAGAAAATATATTGATAAAG caGGACGTCCTGAAATTGGGGGACTTTGGGTCCTGCCGGAGTGTGTACTCCAAGCAGCCATACACAGAGTACATCTCCACGCGCTGGTATCGGGCCCCCGAGTGCCTCCTCACCGACGGCTTCTACAGCTACAAGATGGACCTGTGGAGCGCTGGCTGCGTCTTCTACGAGATCACCAG TCTGCAGCCCCTCTTCCCTGGAGCCAACGAGCTGGACCAGATCTCCAAGATCCATGACGTCATCGGCACACCCGCTGAGAAGACCCTCACCAAGTTCAAGCA ggcagCAGAGAGGCAGGCTCTGGCCAACCACAGAAGAGCTTGCTTCTCCGAGTGCCCCGTGGGCCCAGACCTCAGCACTGACTGGCAGACGGCCAGGGAGAGCCGGAAGCAGGTACCAGGGGCAGCTGGGCCATGGGTAGGCCAGGCCAGACACGCAGAGGAGGCAGCGTGGGCCTCCCCGAGGGCCCCTCCTCATGTCCTGGGTTGGCTCCCCAAAGGTCccactcccctttcctcttggtcCCAGTTGCCAGGTCCCGGCAGGGGCCCTTCTGAGTCTGCACCGCCTTGGTGCCAGGAGCCAGGCCGCGCCCCAGAACCCTTGGCCTGCCCACCCCAGGTCCCTCTGCATGCCCAGacattctcctctccctctcagcgGCCCGGGACCCCACGTACCCTCTCTCCACACACCCCTGCGTGA
- the MOK gene encoding MAPK/MAK/MRK overlapping kinase isoform X2, translating to MKNYKAIGKIGEGTFSEVLKVQSLRDGNSYACKQMKQHFESIEQVNNLREIQALRRLNPHPNILTLHEVVFDRKSGSLALICELMDMNIYELIRGRRYPLSEQRVMHYMYQLCKSLDHMHRNGIFHRDVKPENILIKQDVLKLGDFGSCRSVYSKQPYTEYISTRWYRAPECLLTDGFYSYKMDLWSAGCVFYEITSLQPLFPGANELDQISKIHDVIGTPAEKTLTKFKQSRAMSFDFPFKKGSGIPLLTASLSPQCLSLLHAMVAYDPDERISAHQALQHPSFQEQRAAERQALANHRRACFSECPVGPDLSTDWQTARESRKQHPRLRAEEERARRPGPAFVVELPKLKLAGVAKLPSFSSPTLQPVFVPGKVAVLRRPFKCVGAGQKTDTQKDLKPDLKQCRLPTIERKGGGP from the exons ATGAAGA ACTACAAAGCCATTGGCAAGATAGGAGAGGGAACATTCTCTGAAGTTCTGAAGGTGCAGAGCCTGCGAGATGGGAACTCCTATGCTTGTAAACAGATGAAGCAGCACTTCGAAAG TATTGAGCAAGTGAACAATCTCCGGGAGATACAAGCTCTGAGGCGCCTGAATCCACACCCAAACATTCTTACGTTGCATGAAGTGGTCTT TGACAGAAAATCTGGTTCTCTTGCACTAATATGTGAACTTATGGACATGAATATTTATGAGCTAATCCGAG GGAGAAGATACCCGCTGTCGGAGCAGAGGGTCATGCACTACATGTACCAGCTGTGTAAATCGCTCGACCACATGCACAG AAATGGGATCTTCCACCGAGATGTGAAACCAGAAAATATATTGATAAAG caGGACGTCCTGAAATTGGGGGACTTTGGGTCCTGCCGGAGTGTGTACTCCAAGCAGCCATACACAGAGTACATCTCCACGCGCTGGTATCGGGCCCCCGAGTGCCTCCTCACCGACGGCTTCTACAGCTACAAGATGGACCTGTGGAGCGCTGGCTGCGTCTTCTACGAGATCACCAG TCTGCAGCCCCTCTTCCCTGGAGCCAACGAGCTGGACCAGATCTCCAAGATCCATGACGTCATCGGCACACCCGCTGAGAAGACCCTCACCAAGTTCAAGCA GTCGAGAGCTATGAGTtttgattttccttttaaaaagggATCGGGGATTCCTCTCCTGACAGCCAGTCTGTCCCCGCAATGTCTCTCCCTCCTGCACGCCATGGTGGCTTATGACCCCGACGAGAGAATCTCGGCCCACCAGGCGCTGCAGCACCCCTCCTTCCAAGAGCAGAG ggcagCAGAGAGGCAGGCTCTGGCCAACCACAGAAGAGCTTGCTTCTCCGAGTGCCCCGTGGGCCCAGACCTCAGCACTGACTGGCAGACGGCCAGGGAGAGCCGGAAGCAG caccccagacTGCGGGCAGAGGAGGAGCGCGCCCGCCGGCCAGGCCCGGCCTTCGTGGTGGAGCTGCCCAAGCTGAAGCTGGCGGGCGTCGCTAAGCTGCCGTCCTTCTCCAGCCCCACGCTGCAGCCCGTGTTTGTCCCTGGCAAGGTGGCCGTGCTGCGGCGGCCCTTCAAGTGTGTGGGCGCAGGCCAGAAG ACGGACACGCAGAAAGACTTGAAGCCGGACCTGAAGCAGTGCCGCCTGCCCACCATAGAGAGGAAGGGCGGGGGCCCCTGA
- the MOK gene encoding MAPK/MAK/MRK overlapping kinase isoform X6, whose product MKNYKAIGKIGEGTFSEVLKVQSLRDGNSYACKQMKQHFESIEQVNNLREIQALRRLNPHPNILTLHEVVFDRKSGSLALICELMDMNIYELIRGRRYPLSEQRVMHYMYQLCKSLDHMHRNGIFHRDVKPENILIKQDVLKLGDFGSCRSVYSKQPYTEYISTRWYRAPECLLTDGFYSYKMDLWSAGCVFYEITSLQPLFPGANELDQISKIHDVIGTPAEKTLTKFKQAAERQALANHRRACFSECPVGPDLSTDWQTARESRKQHPRLRAEEERARRPGPAFVVELPKLKLAGVAKLPSFSSPTLQPVFVPGKVAVLRRPFKCVGAGQKTDTQKDLKPDLKQCRLPTIERKGGGP is encoded by the exons ATGAAGA ACTACAAAGCCATTGGCAAGATAGGAGAGGGAACATTCTCTGAAGTTCTGAAGGTGCAGAGCCTGCGAGATGGGAACTCCTATGCTTGTAAACAGATGAAGCAGCACTTCGAAAG TATTGAGCAAGTGAACAATCTCCGGGAGATACAAGCTCTGAGGCGCCTGAATCCACACCCAAACATTCTTACGTTGCATGAAGTGGTCTT TGACAGAAAATCTGGTTCTCTTGCACTAATATGTGAACTTATGGACATGAATATTTATGAGCTAATCCGAG GGAGAAGATACCCGCTGTCGGAGCAGAGGGTCATGCACTACATGTACCAGCTGTGTAAATCGCTCGACCACATGCACAG AAATGGGATCTTCCACCGAGATGTGAAACCAGAAAATATATTGATAAAG caGGACGTCCTGAAATTGGGGGACTTTGGGTCCTGCCGGAGTGTGTACTCCAAGCAGCCATACACAGAGTACATCTCCACGCGCTGGTATCGGGCCCCCGAGTGCCTCCTCACCGACGGCTTCTACAGCTACAAGATGGACCTGTGGAGCGCTGGCTGCGTCTTCTACGAGATCACCAG TCTGCAGCCCCTCTTCCCTGGAGCCAACGAGCTGGACCAGATCTCCAAGATCCATGACGTCATCGGCACACCCGCTGAGAAGACCCTCACCAAGTTCAAGCA ggcagCAGAGAGGCAGGCTCTGGCCAACCACAGAAGAGCTTGCTTCTCCGAGTGCCCCGTGGGCCCAGACCTCAGCACTGACTGGCAGACGGCCAGGGAGAGCCGGAAGCAG caccccagacTGCGGGCAGAGGAGGAGCGCGCCCGCCGGCCAGGCCCGGCCTTCGTGGTGGAGCTGCCCAAGCTGAAGCTGGCGGGCGTCGCTAAGCTGCCGTCCTTCTCCAGCCCCACGCTGCAGCCCGTGTTTGTCCCTGGCAAGGTGGCCGTGCTGCGGCGGCCCTTCAAGTGTGTGGGCGCAGGCCAGAAG ACGGACACGCAGAAAGACTTGAAGCCGGACCTGAAGCAGTGCCGCCTGCCCACCATAGAGAGGAAGGGCGGGGGCCCCTGA
- the MOK gene encoding MAPK/MAK/MRK overlapping kinase isoform X3, with amino-acid sequence MKNYKAIGKIGEGTFSEVLKVQSLRDGNSYACKQMKQHFESDRKSGSLALICELMDMNIYELIRGRRYPLSEQRVMHYMYQLCKSLDHMHRNGIFHRDVKPENILIKQDVLKLGDFGSCRSVYSKQPYTEYISTRWYRAPECLLTDGFYSYKMDLWSAGCVFYEITSLQPLFPGANELDQISKIHDVIGTPAEKTLTKFKQSRAMSFDFPFKKGSGIPLLTASLSPQCLSLLHAMVAYDPDERISAHQALQHPSFQEQRAAERQALANHRRACFSECPVGPDLSTDWQTARESRKQVPGAAGPWVGQARHAEEAAWASPRAPPHVLGWLPKGPTPLSSWSQLPGPGRGPSESAPPWCQEPGRAPEPLACPPQVPLHAQTFSSPSQRPGTPRTLSPHTPA; translated from the exons ATGAAGA ACTACAAAGCCATTGGCAAGATAGGAGAGGGAACATTCTCTGAAGTTCTGAAGGTGCAGAGCCTGCGAGATGGGAACTCCTATGCTTGTAAACAGATGAAGCAGCACTTCGAAAG TGACAGAAAATCTGGTTCTCTTGCACTAATATGTGAACTTATGGACATGAATATTTATGAGCTAATCCGAG GGAGAAGATACCCGCTGTCGGAGCAGAGGGTCATGCACTACATGTACCAGCTGTGTAAATCGCTCGACCACATGCACAG AAATGGGATCTTCCACCGAGATGTGAAACCAGAAAATATATTGATAAAG caGGACGTCCTGAAATTGGGGGACTTTGGGTCCTGCCGGAGTGTGTACTCCAAGCAGCCATACACAGAGTACATCTCCACGCGCTGGTATCGGGCCCCCGAGTGCCTCCTCACCGACGGCTTCTACAGCTACAAGATGGACCTGTGGAGCGCTGGCTGCGTCTTCTACGAGATCACCAG TCTGCAGCCCCTCTTCCCTGGAGCCAACGAGCTGGACCAGATCTCCAAGATCCATGACGTCATCGGCACACCCGCTGAGAAGACCCTCACCAAGTTCAAGCA GTCGAGAGCTATGAGTtttgattttccttttaaaaagggATCGGGGATTCCTCTCCTGACAGCCAGTCTGTCCCCGCAATGTCTCTCCCTCCTGCACGCCATGGTGGCTTATGACCCCGACGAGAGAATCTCGGCCCACCAGGCGCTGCAGCACCCCTCCTTCCAAGAGCAGAG ggcagCAGAGAGGCAGGCTCTGGCCAACCACAGAAGAGCTTGCTTCTCCGAGTGCCCCGTGGGCCCAGACCTCAGCACTGACTGGCAGACGGCCAGGGAGAGCCGGAAGCAGGTACCAGGGGCAGCTGGGCCATGGGTAGGCCAGGCCAGACACGCAGAGGAGGCAGCGTGGGCCTCCCCGAGGGCCCCTCCTCATGTCCTGGGTTGGCTCCCCAAAGGTCccactcccctttcctcttggtcCCAGTTGCCAGGTCCCGGCAGGGGCCCTTCTGAGTCTGCACCGCCTTGGTGCCAGGAGCCAGGCCGCGCCCCAGAACCCTTGGCCTGCCCACCCCAGGTCCCTCTGCATGCCCAGacattctcctctccctctcagcgGCCCGGGACCCCACGTACCCTCTCTCCACACACCCCTGCGTGA